Below is a window of Fulvitalea axinellae DNA.
CTAACGGCCGATTTGGTTATTCCTGTCGCTTCCGGCGGGGTATTGCATGTAAATGACGGTGAGGTGACGACTTCTTTCGGAGTGTCGTATCGGTTTTTTTTATTGACGAGTCTTGGGGTGGGGCTTGATTTCGTTTATCAGCACGAAAACAAAACGCTGAACACGAAAGTGGGAGGGACGGTGGTGGATACGCAGAAGCTGAAACAGGACTATCTTACTTTTTTGCCCGAAGTGTATTGGGAGTACGTGCAGTCGAGATATTTTACGATGTATGTTTCGTTAGGTTTGGGCGTGAGCCTTCTTGCGCAGAACAATAAAGACACAAAGTCCGGTGATGTGGAAAAAAGCCGGGATTCTTTTTTTGCCTATCAAGCTTCGGTTTTGGGATTGCGGGTTTCGACTTTCGACAATAGGCTGGGTTT
It encodes the following:
- a CDS encoding outer membrane beta-barrel protein, with translation MRYFFYVSFTLLVCVSGFSGVRAQDTWARNEFGLGVGWFTVPELEELTADLVIPVASGGVLHVNDGEVTTSFGVSYRFFLLTSLGVGLDFVYQHENKTLNTKVGGTVVDTQKLKQDYLTFLPEVYWEYVQSRYFTMYVSLGLGVSLLAQNNKDTKSGDVEKSRDSFFAYQASVLGLRVSTFDNRLGFYIEGGYGYRGVISAGFAIRF